A genomic window from Brassica oleracea var. oleracea cultivar TO1000 chromosome C8, BOL, whole genome shotgun sequence includes:
- the LOC106307471 gene encoding obg-like ATPase 1, whose protein sequence is MPPKAKAKDAGPVERPILGRFSSHLKIGIVGLPNVGKSTLFNTLTKLSIPAENFPFCTIEPNEARVNIPDERFDWLCQLYKPKSEIPAFLEIHDIAGLVRGAHEGQGLGNNFLSHIRAVDGIFHVLRAFEDPDIIHVDDIVDPVRDLETITEELRLKDIEFIKKKIEDVDKSMKRSNDKALKVELDLLLKVKAWLEEGKDVRFGDWKAADIEILNTFQLLSAKPVVYLINMNERDYQRKKNKFLPKIHAWVQEHGGDTMIPFSGVFERSLADMLPDEAAKYCEENKLQSALPRIIKTGFSAINLIYFFTAGPDEVKCWQIRRQSKAPQAAGAIHTDFERGFICAEVMKFEDLKELGNETAVKGAGKYRQEGKTYVVQDGDIIFFKFNVSGGGKK, encoded by the exons ATGCCTCCGAAAGCGAAAGCGAAGGATGCAGGTCCCGTAGAGAGGCCTATTCTTGGCCGTTTCTCTTCTCACCTGAAGATCGGAATC GTCGGGCTGCCAAACGTGGGGAAGTCTACTCTATTCAACACTCTTACAAAGCTTTCGATCCCAGCTGAGAACTTCCCCTTCTGTACCATTGAGCCTAACGAGGCGCGTGTGAACATCCCCGACGAGAGGTTCGACTGGCTTTGCCAATTGTACAAGCCTAAGAGTGAG ATTCCAGCCTTCTTGGAAATTCATGACATTGCTGGGCTTGTTAGAGGCGCTCATGAAGGACAGGGGCTTGGGAACAACTTCTTGTCTCACATTCGTGCTGTTGATGGAATCTTCCATGTCTTAC GTGCGTTTGAAGATCCTGATATTATTCATGTTGATGACATTGTGGATCCTGTTAGAGATTTGGAGACCATTACTGAAGAGTTGCGACTTAAG GATATTGAATTCATTAAAAAGAAGATTGAAGATGTCGACAAGAGCATGAAGCGGAGCAATGACAAGGCCCTCAAAGTTGAACTTGACCTCTTGCTAAAG GTCAAAGCTTGGCTGGAAGAAGGAAAGGATGTCCGTTTTGGAGACTGGAAAGCAGCTGATATCGAGATTTTGAACACTTTCCAGTTGCTTTCCGCTAAGCCCGTTGTTTACTTG ATTAACATGAATGAGAGAGACTACCAGAGGAAGAAAAACAAGTTCTTGCCCAAGATTCATGCTTG GGTTCAAGAGCACGGTGGTGATACTATGATTCCTTTCAGTGGTGTTTTTGAAAGGAGTCTCGCTGATATGCTCCCAGACGAAGCAGCAAAGTATTGTGAGGAGAACAAACTGCAAAG TGCTCTTCCGAGGATCATCAAAACTGGATTTTCAGCTATTAACCTCATATACTTCTTTACAGCAGGGCCTGATGAG GTGAAGTGCTGGCAAATAAGACGTCAGTCAAAGGCTCCTCAAGCTGCTGGGGCCATTCATACTGATTTTGAGAGAGGCTTTATTTGTGCCGAG GTCATGAAATTTGAGGATCTCAAGGAACTTGGCAATGAAACTGCAGTCAAG GGGGCTGGAAAATACAGACAGGAGGGGAAAACATACGTTGTTCAAGACGGAGATATCATTTTCTTCAAGTTCAACGTTTCCGGTGGTGGCAAGAAATGA